One Chaetodon auriga isolate fChaAug3 chromosome 11, fChaAug3.hap1, whole genome shotgun sequence genomic window, tctctgtctcaggtgGTTCCAGAAAGTGGGTCGGTAAATGGCAAAGGCAAGGCACAGATGGATGATACCCACacggcagcagaggaggatgagggggaggaAGGCCACATACCTCATACGCAATCTCCCCCCATCACCCACTCGCTCACCCACAATCTGGCCTCGGACCAAGCCGGACAACCAGCACTTGTTAAAAGAGAGACCGGGCTGGATCTGACCAGCATTGCACTTCACCAACATGTATGCTCTTCTGTGTCTTTTCAGAATGGTTCTGCTGAGAACCTGAAAAAACCTAATGGTGCTCATATGACCACTGGGTCACACTCTGATCTGAAGTCTGCATATAAAAGGACTACGATTGCATCAGAACCTCAAAGGACCATAATAACTACAGTCCCTAGAGACTGCGCTGAGAATGGACCCAAGACTCCTCCGGTTGACATGTCAGTTCCGCTAAAGAAGATCAAAGTGGAGGAGCCGTGGATGTGGATCACTGAACAAGCCACCACACAGCtgagtgatgaagatgaggtcTGCGAAGACCCACTGTCCACGCTGGCGGCTGTggtgtgtctttctgtcacagagaggaagggacTGGAGCAGAAACTATTCAGCTCACGATCATCCATTCTTTGCTCCATCAAAACGGAGCCACCAGATTTGCACTTCATCAAGAAAGAGCCCGAAGACTTAAAGAATGACTTGTGTCAGAAAAGCACTCCTGTTAGCTTGCAAAGGACTCCCCAGCCTATCAAAAGTGAACCTCCTCCAAGTGTCTTGCTACCAAGCGTGCAGTCTTTGGCAGAGAAGAGAAATCTTAGTTTTGATCAGGCGATTGCTATTGAGGCCTTGACTCAACTGGCAGCTATACCTCAAAACACCCCAGGGCCCATTAAAGCTGAAAGTAAGTGTGAACATCCCATTTCTACTGCTGCCCCATTTTCAACCTCCAATACAAATACAACCCTGCAAGAAGCCAAACCCACAGCAGCTATCCGCTACAACAAAGTCTCGGTTATCAGCTCACCACTACACCAGATGTCAGTCATCCGCCCTCCTGTGGCCAGACAAGGGAATGTCATCCAGTGCTCCCCGGGGTTGAGCTCTAACACAAAGCTGTCTCCGCAGGATGTCTTAGAGACCAGCTCAAATGATGATAACGCACCctgcaggaggacagagcaggGCTTTGGTTCTCATGTCATCAAGTCTGAACACAGCTATAAAGATCCCAGTGACATCAAGTTCAGTAAAGAACATGAGCGGTTGTTTGGGGAGGACAAAAATGGTGTTGTTGGTAAAGtgaggagaaacaaagatgaggaagaggtggcAGCCCAGCTGGCAGACCTGGCCTTCATCATCCAGTCACGACACAACCTGCAGTCAGAGAGCAACCCTCCAAAAGGAACACCTGTGTCAGCCATCAAATACAACTACAACTCCCAGCTACCCCTGAGTCAGAAAAAGAccctcataaaaaaaacaaaagctacaCCTTCCAAGCCCAGGAAGAAGAAGGTAAGTGATGGACTACCCCTTTCAAAACGCATGCCAAATGGAGAGACGCCCCACAGGAGCAGAGGGAAGAAGATTCTCCCACAGGGGAAATCAGGCCTTCACCACAAGAGGAACCTGTTTCTGCCTCAGGCCCAGATTGACCTGAAGAGATACTtggctgaggctgaggaggaaaggaggcaaTTCATCCATCACAATAATGCACACAATACAGCCTTCTTAGATCCGCAGACTCAGAACTACAGCACTCTCATGAGGATCAACCACATTCGAAGTCAAGAAAACCAGCCTTGGTCCCTTTCAAACGGTCCACTCCACCAACACAATCCATGCAATGGTCAAGCTGCAGGACCAGGGCATGAGTGTGAAAAGCATTTGCTATCTCAGGTAGAGCAGCTCTGTGGTGGGCTGCAGCACGGTGCTGATCCTAACGCCAGCCCAGCCAATGCCACTTTCCTCAGCCACACCACTGGGCACCATGGTCTGGCTAATGGCTTCTCAGGGGCTCGGCAGTCCCCTCCTCCAAGCCAGCAGGGCTACTACAAGCTGGAGAGGTCAGGACCTGTCACTGTCCTGTCCACGGCTACTGATGGGGATCTTGGCCACTCTGCAGAGTCAACTCCATCAAAGAACAGCATCCACAGCTTTCTGGAGTCTCCTATGAGTTTTCTGGATACCCCTACCAAGAACTTGCTCAATACACCTTCCAAGAAACAGTCTGATCTTCCATCCTGTCAATGCATGGGTGAGTTGCTTCCTGACATTTTTTGGAAGACGAGGCCGTCTGCATTGGAATCACTTTAGATATACTCCATTTTTTTGACTGAGTCTGCCCTGAAAGTTTGCTTTCGAGTAACACTGCAGTTCTCTGACCTCAAACTGAGTCtggttttctgtttctctctctctaatgcagtcacacacacacacacacacacacacacacacacacacacacacacacatagacacacatgctAGCTGTGTCCTAATTCAGGGGCCAGTTCAAGCAAAAGGAGGCTGCATTTCTCTGCCATATTTGGAGGAGGCTTTGGGATGCTTTGTGGAGCCTTGTTGACCCTCATTATGATGTATTTGGTATTGAAATGTGGACCTTCAAGAGTGGCCCCTGAACTGAGATCCAGCTACATTCATTGTGTAAACCACATTCACATTATGATTCTCTTATCAAGAATGTCTGCCATCAGAGCATCAGTGTCTATTTGAAGCCATTGTGCAAtttgaaagacaacaaatgATATGATAAACGATATCTAATAGatcttgatttttttccacagacCAAATCATTGAAAAGGAGGAAGGCCCTTACTATACTCATCTCGGGGCAGGACCTAGTGTTGCCGCAGTGAGAGAAATGATGGAGAACAGGTAGAGTAGACTCTGTTTACACATTgagtgtatgtgggtgtgttttcTACCAAACATGCTGAGAGCCTACTCATCAACCACAGGCTCGGTGGAATGGGGTGGGGTCACAGCCAAAGAGTCTGTCATTAAAAGGAAGCATTGCTGAGCTAGCTCGACACGTTCATCCTCTGTCTcggctacacacacatacacataacacACGcaacatgttgaaacaggaaaccCCTCGAGCTGAAACGAGGGGCCCGTAAACCTAAATGACAGCCAGTTATAACAGCCTGAGGTCCATCACAGTCCATCTGACAGCCACACTTAACTGAAAATATTCATTCCTGTATTCATGAGTTTTTCAAtgagaaatgcattttttggAGTACTGGAGTGGAGTACTGtcttgtgcatttgtgtatatTAACCTGTTACTACAGTTTGTAGTAGAAATACCACATAATATGTCGATTGATTTGCTGAAGGATTTGTGTATTGTCAGTTGCTCTCAAGTATAAGACGCAATGTAATGTTGCCTAACATGTtgtttctcttgtgtgttttgtgtgtgtcaggtatGGTGCCAAAGGAAATGCAGTAAGGGTGGAAGTTGTTGTTTACACtgggaaagaaggaaaaagctCCCAGGGGTGTCCAATAGCTAAATGGGTATGTGGCtattgtttctgttcattttaatataCTTAATGTCCTGAATATGCTCTATGTTGATGCGTTCGTGTGGATCCCACTGTAGTATATTTAGAAGCAGAGACGGAAGTCACTCCCAGATTCTTACCCTTACCACAACCACAGCAAGCCCTTAGCTGTCCCCAACCATGTAACCGTAACCAAAACATAATTATTTCCAACTTCATGcctaaacataaacatgtcaaGGCTTACACCTAAAGATTACAAGAGTACTGCCCAATCTTGTCGTTTGGCAGGTTAATCACAGCGCTTCAAACCCATTACCCAGCATGAATCCATAAAATCCTTGTTTTGCTGTCATTCATACATTATAAcgtgtttgttgtctgtgtgcatcATCTGACAGGTGATTCGGCGTGGCAGTgaagaggagaagctgctgtgtttggtcCGCCAAAGGCCAGGGCACTACTGTGACTCTGCTGTGTTAGTGATCCTCATCCTGGCGTGGGAGGGAATCCCTCGGCCGGTGGCGGACAATCTCTACCAGGAACTCACACGATCCCTCTTTAAATACGGCTCCCCCACCAGCCGTCGCTGTGCCCTCAATGAAGAGTGAgtaccttttcctttttttttgcagtgacaCTACTTCttcccagcttttttttttttcattatcttccttcctctgcctctccatctccacagTCGTACGTGTGCATGTCAGGGATTGGACCCGGACACCTGCGGAGCTTCATTTTCCTTTGGATGCTCCTGGAGTATGTACTTCAATGGATGTAAGTTTGCCCGCAGCAAAGTGCCCCGCAAGTTCCGCCTGCTTGGAGACTACcgggaggaggtgagggagtgGTCAGCTTCCACAAATCCTAGAGGAAATCATCCATTACCgtctttcctgtttgtttcttctgGTGTTATAGTGATGTGAGAATATATTTTGTACATAATCAATGTGCTAGCTTCTATTGTAGTTTCAGTTCTTACTGTGTTTATCAGACAAgttctgttgtgtctctgcatTTTATCTGCAATAAAGAACAGACTCAGTTGATCAAATCTATGCCAAACATTTGCCTCCTAGTGGCTTATGTTGGATATGACAATCACACCTGAAGGCAGAGCActttaaacaaacaacagactgtAAACCAGCTGTTATTCACCCCAAAATTCAAAATCTTCTGCTTTTAGGAGGAGAAGATAGAGAGCAACCTTCAGAGTCTGGCCACTGACCTCTCACCACTGTACAAAAGACTGGCTCCTGAGGCTTTCCAAAACCAGGTTTGAAACATTAAACAGCTGCCACACTTACTTCTGATAGTGTCTTAGCCGCCTTAGGCTAGTAGTAACACAAGAAAACTTggcttgaatttttttttttttaccgtcttCACCACAAACCAGACTCTTCTTATTTACTTTCACCTCACATAGGTGGAAAATGAGGAGGCGGGTTCAGACTGCCGGCTGGGCATGAGGGAAGGACGTCCTTTTTCTGGGGTCACAGCCTGTGTGGATTTCTGTGCCCATGCTCACAAGGACACTCACAACATGAATAACGGCAGCACTGTGGTAAGCAAGCGAGCTACAAGTGTGACCGATGCTATTTACTTCTATATCATGTGTTTAAACGCACCACCAACCTATTTCAAAGGTCATTGGTTCTAATTTTGGTTCATTTCCTTGAGGTATTGATTATGTATGGTCTCCTGTTTGACCaactttctttttgtctgtgtccTTTTTCAGGTTTGCACTTTAACCAAGGAAGATAACCGTGCAGTGCGTAACATACCAGAAGATGAGCAGCTCCATGTTCTGCCACTTTACAGGATCTCTGACAGGGATGAGTTTGGTCAGGTCGAGGGCCAGTGGGCCAAGATTCGAAGTGGTGCTCTGCAAGTTCTGTCTTCCTTTCCCCGAGAGGTGAGTGTGCAGGAGAGCAGCTTTCACCatctgttattgttgtttttctttttaactgcAACATCAtttgtttgaggaaaaaaatgaaaataatctaaACAGATACCATGTTTTAAatcactgatttatttatttatttattttgcatttatcaGGTGCGTCTACTGGCCGAGCCAGTAAAATCGGCCCGTAAGATAAGGCAAGAGGCTCGTCTGAAGGCTCAAGCAGAGAAACTGGAGAAGAAGCTCGGGCTGACTCCTCTCACTCCTGggaaagtgaaaagtgaaaccCCCAACAAAGGTAATAAACCCAAGTTTCTGTTTCAATACGTAATACGTTGAGGTCAAAATACATTCATATTTTTGATTATCGCATCAGTGTctttgaaataaatgtattttctgcatCCACAGCAGAGCCTCAGGGCTTCTTCAGCTCGCACAGACCACCACCCAGACCTGCCAGTGCTGGAAGGTACATACCGGACAGGAATCAACCCAGCACTTACAGCCAGAGCACCAGCAGCTACCCCACTCTGGGTGCAGGGGTCACCCCACAGAAAGAGGTCATCTCCCCCAACCAACATGGCCTGCCTGGCCTCCAGTTTGGACAGAATGGTTCAGCTCTCAATTATAAGACAATGAGTGATGCCATGAATGGTTATTCTCCGGCATCTGGTGACCAGAGTGTTACGTCAGAAAGTATACCTCCACATCATGCTCTTAGTGACTACCCCCCTACTTTTAAAACTGAGCCCAACGAGGTgcactgctctcctctgtgcagaCCCTCCCCCAGTGGGagtgctcctcctccctcctccttctcccccagACCTACCTCTGAGGGCCTCTTCAGCAGGCTCAATGGACTCCACAGGGCTGCAGGAGATGTCACGGCAGAGGTCACGGGTCATGGCCTCCCTCCGCTCTCATCTCTCCCCCTTCCCCCACAAACACCCCCACTTGAACCCGAGGAAGTCAAGCAGGAAGAGGTGTGGTCAGACAGCGAGCACAACTTCCTGGACCACAATATAGGTGGAGTTGCTGTGGCACCATCCCACGGCTCCATCCTGATAGAGTGTGCACGGCGGGAGCTCCACGCCACCACCCCTATCCTCAGGCCAAACCGCAGCCACCCCACCCGCATCTCCCTGGTCTTCTACCAGCACAAGTCTCTAAACGAGCCAGGCCACGGGATGGCCATGTGGGACGCAAAGGTGGCCAAGCGGGAACGGGAacgagaggaggaggctgagagatTAAGGATGGAGGACATCCCCGGAGGCTGTGTGGGGAAGAACGGcaaaggagctggaggagtggagctagaggaggaaacaggggaggaggcagaggaggcgaggaggatCATGAATGTCCCCACACGTCAAACATGGACTCTCCCGAGGGATGGTGTCATCACCGTGTCCCCTTATGCTCTTACACAAGTGACGGGCCCCTACAATCGCTGGacttagtcatcatgttttacactcacacacccacacacacacacacacacacagaaaactccTACACCCTGTGCTTCTGCCTTACCTCAATCAACTTCAAACTGCTACTctcattttttcattgttttcattgtgcttTTCTAATATCTGTTTGTTCACTTTGTCCTTCTTCATCTCTGCCTTCAAAGCGATGAGGAAGACCAAAGTTTGTTGGCTTTTTAACTGTGAGTTTcggtgttgtttttattgtaaagaGATGGTGCTTTGAAGCATTTTAAAGACGTTTTTAAACTGGTTTTATATACATgattaagaacaaaaaaagatgtgatTATTTATTCTGATCATAACGATTTCTATTTAATTCCTGGTGTAAGCCTGTTTACTGCAAGATTTCTATGATAACCTGCATTATGTGTTGACACTCAGAATTTATGTTGTACAGTAGGACTATGCTCTTTATTTTCAGCCAATAGTTCTCTTCTCATAAGACGAATCTGGTTGGCTTTTACATTGGTGCCATTCTCACTGTAAGCTTTGTTTAGCAAACTCATTACATCACATAATGTAGAAAACAAGACTAATATTGTATCATATATTTACTACAGATTGTCACATGTAGCATTGtgcttttccttctgctgcctctgactTCTGTTGGCAGCCGATGAAAGAAACGTACGTCTTTGGtttgttgtgttattttctCTGCGTCTGGATGGTTTGTCTTTTAGTCACAGATATGTATGGCATATTAAGAAgcacttttttgttttcctaCACTTAACTTGAAAAAGGTCCCAAAACATAGGCCTGATTATGTATGTACAGATACAGAAAT contains:
- the tet1 gene encoding methylcytosine dioxygenase tet3-A isoform X1; translation: MPATTKSSRRQTPAQRKNGQKVISTKRQTCNSNKPRGRATERPQKTSSEPKRSTARAHAQSGRSPRGRGVSGPASQGPGRSPGTVNHALNVTGSVRLRRPSNLSDHCGELQDPRGRRKSLRGTQVSVTPCQPPKLCRGGRNSRGRVKRGAASQQINTRKQPSSTSINNSTPHPTDEKNEKPDPCDADEILPVSLKTEFEVPASIKDKGLGVNNAKEGSPLKADSPPCNDTLEDCVQCSCDSTITQQDKKTVSHNSEGHLRCVTGATVCDDLDGQLKLFSDKSKDSPSVLMSIGSPGVQSSIEGNDSSSVLGNKLDHVASDAKPDDVCTIQPEEGNMMALRENRVADERVIVVTEKKEKINHDRKESSEAEKVIERQNKTVEEMEEIVEQLGHCEEEEGDKKEKENDISISPVESQASTPAPQPPDPPHPNNGLTAQLESPVSVLPVSTTATSNPTKAPSTSESLELEVLSQRKTDMQPSFHGAKPQFPGSSAFTETTLMLQTVLVKRNTPVIICSDSFKPRSLRDSSQGEPHQLLIPEISSHQGERQACTPAETQTKDSESNREPLPHHNQKETSSLSLSLVPQLNTDVLTAECKPNLSDGSVVVAVPEPDSVPKISTPSLDSSSTFSCSSESTRSSFSFDTESEAGYGEPSPSIPPGSWGPEAVCLTSWTTRKPQKKERKKRSRCGMCEPCLRKISCGQCSCCLNRRTGHQICKLRKCVELKRRRPSSPLTLSAVQVVPESGSVNGKGKAQMDDTHTAAEEDEGEEGHIPHTQSPPITHSLTHNLASDQAGQPALVKRETGLDLTSIALHQHVCSSVSFQNGSAENLKKPNGAHMTTGSHSDLKSAYKRTTIASEPQRTIITTVPRDCAENGPKTPPVDMSVPLKKIKVEEPWMWITEQATTQLSDEDEVCEDPLSTLAAVVCLSVTERKGLEQKLFSSRSSILCSIKTEPPDLHFIKKEPEDLKNDLCQKSTPVSLQRTPQPIKSEPPPSVLLPSVQSLAEKRNLSFDQAIAIEALTQLAAIPQNTPGPIKAESKCEHPISTAAPFSTSNTNTTLQEAKPTAAIRYNKVSVISSPLHQMSVIRPPVARQGNVIQCSPGLSSNTKLSPQDVLETSSNDDNAPCRRTEQGFGSHVIKSEHSYKDPSDIKFSKEHERLFGEDKNGVVGKVRRNKDEEEVAAQLADLAFIIQSRHNLQSESNPPKGTPVSAIKYNYNSQLPLSQKKTLIKKTKATPSKPRKKKVSDGLPLSKRMPNGETPHRSRGKKILPQGKSGLHHKRNLFLPQAQIDLKRYLAEAEEERRQFIHHNNAHNTAFLDPQTQNYSTLMRINHIRSQENQPWSLSNGPLHQHNPCNGQAAGPGHECEKHLLSQVEQLCGGLQHGADPNASPANATFLSHTTGHHGLANGFSGARQSPPPSQQGYYKLERSGPVTVLSTATDGDLGHSAESTPSKNSIHSFLESPMSFLDTPTKNLLNTPSKKQSDLPSCQCMDQIIEKEEGPYYTHLGAGPSVAAVREMMENRYGAKGNAVRVEVVVYTGKEGKSSQGCPIAKWVIRRGSEEEKLLCLVRQRPGHYCDSAVLVILILAWEGIPRPVADNLYQELTRSLFKYGSPTSRRCALNEDRTCACQGLDPDTCGASFSFGCSWSMYFNGCKFARSKVPRKFRLLGDYREEEEKIESNLQSLATDLSPLYKRLAPEAFQNQVENEEAGSDCRLGMREGRPFSGVTACVDFCAHAHKDTHNMNNGSTVVCTLTKEDNRAVRNIPEDEQLHVLPLYRISDRDEFGQVEGQWAKIRSGALQVLSSFPREVRLLAEPVKSARKIRQEARLKAQAEKLEKKLGLTPLTPGKVKSETPNKAEPQGFFSSHRPPPRPASAGRYIPDRNQPSTYSQSTSSYPTLGAGVTPQKEVISPNQHGLPGLQFGQNGSALNYKTMSDAMNGYSPASGDQSVTSESIPPHHALSDYPPTFKTEPNEVHCSPLCRPSPSGSAPPPSSFSPRPTSEGLFSRLNGLHRAAGDVTAEVTGHGLPPLSSLPLPPQTPPLEPEEVKQEEVWSDSEHNFLDHNIGGVAVAPSHGSILIECARRELHATTPILRPNRSHPTRISLVFYQHKSLNEPGHGMAMWDAKVAKREREREEEAERLRMEDIPGGCVGKNGKGAGGVELEEETGEEAEEARRIMNVPTRQTWTLPRDGVITVSPYALTQVTGPYNRWT
- the tet1 gene encoding methylcytosine dioxygenase TET3 isoform X2, translating into MLPKPEGLPPRTDKVVPESGSVNGKGKAQMDDTHTAAEEDEGEEGHIPHTQSPPITHSLTHNLASDQAGQPALVKRETGLDLTSIALHQHVCSSVSFQNGSAENLKKPNGAHMTTGSHSDLKSAYKRTTIASEPQRTIITTVPRDCAENGPKTPPVDMSVPLKKIKVEEPWMWITEQATTQLSDEDEVCEDPLSTLAAVVCLSVTERKGLEQKLFSSRSSILCSIKTEPPDLHFIKKEPEDLKNDLCQKSTPVSLQRTPQPIKSEPPPSVLLPSVQSLAEKRNLSFDQAIAIEALTQLAAIPQNTPGPIKAESKCEHPISTAAPFSTSNTNTTLQEAKPTAAIRYNKVSVISSPLHQMSVIRPPVARQGNVIQCSPGLSSNTKLSPQDVLETSSNDDNAPCRRTEQGFGSHVIKSEHSYKDPSDIKFSKEHERLFGEDKNGVVGKVRRNKDEEEVAAQLADLAFIIQSRHNLQSESNPPKGTPVSAIKYNYNSQLPLSQKKTLIKKTKATPSKPRKKKVSDGLPLSKRMPNGETPHRSRGKKILPQGKSGLHHKRNLFLPQAQIDLKRYLAEAEEERRQFIHHNNAHNTAFLDPQTQNYSTLMRINHIRSQENQPWSLSNGPLHQHNPCNGQAAGPGHECEKHLLSQVEQLCGGLQHGADPNASPANATFLSHTTGHHGLANGFSGARQSPPPSQQGYYKLERSGPVTVLSTATDGDLGHSAESTPSKNSIHSFLESPMSFLDTPTKNLLNTPSKKQSDLPSCQCMDQIIEKEEGPYYTHLGAGPSVAAVREMMENRYGAKGNAVRVEVVVYTGKEGKSSQGCPIAKWVIRRGSEEEKLLCLVRQRPGHYCDSAVLVILILAWEGIPRPVADNLYQELTRSLFKYGSPTSRRCALNEDRTCACQGLDPDTCGASFSFGCSWSMYFNGCKFARSKVPRKFRLLGDYREEEEKIESNLQSLATDLSPLYKRLAPEAFQNQVENEEAGSDCRLGMREGRPFSGVTACVDFCAHAHKDTHNMNNGSTVVCTLTKEDNRAVRNIPEDEQLHVLPLYRISDRDEFGQVEGQWAKIRSGALQVLSSFPREVRLLAEPVKSARKIRQEARLKAQAEKLEKKLGLTPLTPGKVKSETPNKAEPQGFFSSHRPPPRPASAGRYIPDRNQPSTYSQSTSSYPTLGAGVTPQKEVISPNQHGLPGLQFGQNGSALNYKTMSDAMNGYSPASGDQSVTSESIPPHHALSDYPPTFKTEPNEVHCSPLCRPSPSGSAPPPSSFSPRPTSEGLFSRLNGLHRAAGDVTAEVTGHGLPPLSSLPLPPQTPPLEPEEVKQEEVWSDSEHNFLDHNIGGVAVAPSHGSILIECARRELHATTPILRPNRSHPTRISLVFYQHKSLNEPGHGMAMWDAKVAKREREREEEAERLRMEDIPGGCVGKNGKGAGGVELEEETGEEAEEARRIMNVPTRQTWTLPRDGVITVSPYALTQVTGPYNRWT